In a single window of the Rhizobium tropici CIAT 899 genome:
- a CDS encoding shikimate dehydrogenase → MNTQTAIVPRQLRVGLIGAGIGRSLTPAMHMREGEHCGLSYRYDLIDLDARGLSVSDLPALIDEAEAQGFAGLNITHPCKQAAVALVDELSPDAQALRSINTITFHGKSRIGHNTDWWGFAESFRRGLAGVPLDHVVQLGAGGAGVAVAHATAEMGARSIEIFDLDPKRAQALVEQLQPAHDACRFSIGHDLVAALDAADGLVHATPTGMDAHPGLPLDGRLLTERLWVAEIVYFPIETELVKRAKQAGCRVLDGGGMAVFQAVKAFELFTGMRPDVDRMMQHFNSLRS, encoded by the coding sequence TTGAACACCCAAACCGCAATCGTTCCGCGTCAGCTTCGCGTCGGGCTAATCGGCGCCGGCATTGGCCGGTCGCTCACGCCGGCCATGCATATGCGCGAAGGCGAGCATTGCGGACTGTCCTATCGCTACGACCTCATCGACCTGGATGCCCGCGGTCTATCGGTCTCGGATTTGCCTGCACTTATCGATGAAGCCGAAGCGCAGGGTTTTGCCGGTCTTAACATCACGCACCCTTGCAAGCAGGCGGCAGTTGCACTCGTGGATGAGCTATCGCCTGATGCCCAGGCGCTGAGATCCATCAATACGATCACCTTTCATGGAAAAAGCAGGATCGGCCATAACACCGATTGGTGGGGCTTTGCTGAAAGCTTCCGCCGCGGGCTGGCCGGCGTCCCCCTTGATCATGTCGTACAGCTGGGAGCAGGTGGCGCAGGTGTTGCCGTCGCGCATGCAACGGCCGAGATGGGCGCGCGCTCCATAGAGATATTCGATCTGGATCCCAAGCGTGCGCAGGCTCTCGTGGAGCAGCTTCAGCCGGCACACGATGCCTGTCGTTTCTCGATCGGTCATGATCTCGTCGCCGCGCTTGATGCCGCGGACGGCCTGGTCCACGCAACCCCAACCGGCATGGATGCGCATCCGGGCCTGCCGCTCGACGGACGGCTTTTAACGGAGCGCCTTTGGGTTGCCGAAATCGTTTACTTCCCGATAGAAACCGAATTGGTGAAGCGTGCCAAGCAGGCAGGATGCCGCGTACTCGACGGCGGTGGAATGGCGGTATTTCAGGCCGTGAAAGCTTTCGAACTGTTTACAGGCATGCGTCCGGATGTGGACCGTATGATGCAGCACTTCAATTCGCTACGTTCCTGA
- a CDS encoding bifunctional sugar phosphate isomerase/epimerase/4-hydroxyphenylpyruvate dioxygenase family protein, with translation MKTSIATVSISGDLKEKLHAIAKAGFDGVEIFENDFLAFDESPRQVGQMVRDHGLEITLFQPFRDFEGMPEPLRSRTFDRAERKFDLMQEMGTDLVLVCSNVSSVAMGGIDRAAADFYELGERAAKRGLRVGYEALAWGRHIHDHRDAWEIVRRADHPNIGLILDSFHTLSRKIDVNSIRSIPKEKIFIIQLADAPLIDMDLLYWSRHFRNMPGEGDLPVLDFMKAVAATGYDGYLSLEIFNDQFRGGSPTAIAVDGRRSLIYLGDQVRRAESSGLTLPPMPARAEVEGVAFIEFTVDEAETSALSNRLRALGFRHVGHHKSKRVDVFRQGNINLVVNTDPDGFAGVSYALHGQSAYAMGLWVDDAEAAVARAVALGAERFEQPMKPGEIKMPAIRGVGGGILYFLDRGSALARIWETEFDPVDDDTDLRPVGLTGIDHVAQTMKYEELLTWLLFYTAILKAHKTPMVDIIDPAGVVRSQVVENEPGTLRVTLNGAENRNTLAGHFIAETFGSGIQHLAFSTDDIFSTAAALSKNGFATLIISPNYYDDLEARFGLEPTFTDRLKAHNILYDRDEYGEYFQLYSPTYGEGFFFEIVQRGGYRGYGAANAIFRIAALRRHLRPIGVPKL, from the coding sequence ATGAAAACCTCGATTGCGACCGTTTCGATCAGCGGAGACCTGAAGGAAAAGCTTCACGCCATCGCCAAAGCTGGTTTCGATGGCGTCGAGATCTTCGAGAACGATTTCCTCGCTTTCGATGAATCGCCACGCCAGGTCGGTCAAATGGTCCGCGACCATGGGCTGGAGATCACGCTCTTTCAGCCCTTCAGAGATTTCGAAGGCATGCCGGAGCCCTTGCGCAGCCGAACCTTCGACCGTGCCGAACGCAAGTTCGATCTGATGCAGGAGATGGGCACGGATCTCGTACTTGTCTGCTCGAATGTTTCGTCGGTCGCGATGGGGGGTATCGACCGCGCAGCGGCCGACTTCTACGAACTCGGGGAAAGGGCGGCCAAACGCGGCTTGCGCGTTGGCTATGAAGCACTTGCCTGGGGCCGGCACATTCACGACCATCGCGACGCCTGGGAAATCGTCCGCCGGGCCGATCATCCGAATATCGGTCTCATTCTCGACAGCTTCCATACGCTCTCGCGCAAGATCGATGTCAATTCGATCCGGTCGATCCCAAAAGAGAAGATCTTCATCATCCAGCTTGCCGATGCGCCATTGATCGACATGGATCTTCTCTATTGGAGCCGTCATTTCCGCAACATGCCGGGCGAGGGCGACCTTCCCGTGCTTGACTTCATGAAAGCCGTCGCGGCGACAGGCTATGACGGCTATCTCTCTCTCGAAATTTTCAACGACCAGTTTCGTGGCGGCTCGCCGACCGCCATTGCCGTCGATGGCCGGCGTTCGCTTATTTATCTCGGCGACCAAGTGCGCCGCGCGGAAAGCAGCGGCCTTACCCTGCCGCCGATGCCGGCGCGTGCCGAGGTGGAGGGCGTTGCCTTTATCGAATTTACCGTTGATGAAGCGGAGACATCCGCCCTCTCGAATCGGTTGCGTGCCCTGGGCTTTCGCCATGTCGGGCACCACAAGAGCAAGCGCGTCGACGTCTTCCGGCAAGGCAATATCAATCTCGTCGTCAATACCGATCCGGATGGGTTTGCCGGCGTTTCCTATGCCCTGCATGGGCAGTCGGCCTATGCGATGGGATTGTGGGTGGATGATGCCGAGGCTGCGGTCGCGCGGGCTGTCGCCCTCGGCGCCGAACGCTTTGAGCAGCCCATGAAGCCTGGTGAAATAAAAATGCCGGCCATAAGGGGCGTCGGCGGCGGCATCCTTTATTTCCTGGATCGGGGGAGCGCGCTCGCTCGCATATGGGAGACCGAATTCGATCCGGTCGACGACGATACCGATCTGCGTCCCGTCGGATTGACTGGAATCGATCACGTCGCGCAAACGATGAAATACGAGGAATTGCTGACCTGGCTGCTCTTTTACACCGCGATCTTGAAGGCGCATAAGACACCGATGGTCGACATTATCGATCCCGCCGGCGTCGTCCGCAGCCAGGTGGTCGAAAACGAGCCGGGAACTCTGCGTGTTACTTTGAACGGTGCGGAAAATCGCAATACCTTGGCGGGACATTTCATTGCCGAGACTTTCGGCTCCGGGATTCAACACCTGGCCTTTTCTACCGACGATATTTTCTCGACGGCGGCCGCTTTGTCGAAAAATGGTTTTGCGACGTTGATAATCTCGCCCAATTATTACGACGATCTCGAGGCGAGATTCGGCCTGGAGCCGACCTTCACCGATCGTCTGAAGGCACATAATATTCTCTATGATCGAGACGAGTACGGCGAATATTTCCAGCTCTATAGCCCGACCTATGGCGAAGGCTTCTTCTTCGAAATCGTTCAGCGCGGCGGCTATCGCGGCTATGGTGCGGCAAACGCCATCTTTCGCATTGCGGCGCTCCGACGGCATCTGCGGCCAATTGGTGTACCGAAACTTTAG
- a CDS encoding TetR family transcriptional regulator, whose product MTKSQAAKIERIARKNDPDATKENILKIATEEFVAAGFSGARVDEIAERTKTSKRMIYYYFGSKEGLYLAVLEQAYTKIRTLESELDLENMPPVRAMAQLIASTFDHDDQNPDFVRLVSIENIHRAEHMKRSVVLSQMNIAVIDIISQILERGYADGSFVRRVDPVDLHMMISAQCFFRVSNRHTFGAIFERDLSSEELKKRHKSLIIEAILAFLKNSSPDLI is encoded by the coding sequence ATGACTAAATCGCAAGCGGCGAAGATAGAGCGCATTGCGCGAAAGAACGATCCAGACGCGACCAAAGAAAATATCCTCAAGATCGCAACCGAGGAATTCGTCGCGGCCGGCTTTTCCGGGGCGCGCGTCGACGAGATTGCCGAGCGCACCAAGACGTCCAAGCGCATGATTTACTACTATTTCGGTAGCAAGGAAGGGCTCTATCTCGCTGTCCTGGAGCAGGCTTATACGAAGATCCGCACGCTCGAGAGCGAACTCGATCTCGAAAACATGCCGCCCGTTCGGGCCATGGCGCAATTGATTGCAAGCACCTTCGATCACGATGATCAAAATCCGGATTTCGTCCGCTTGGTCAGCATCGAGAACATTCATCGCGCGGAGCATATGAAACGTTCGGTCGTCCTGTCGCAAATGAATATTGCGGTCATCGACATCATCTCACAAATTCTCGAAAGGGGTTACGCCGATGGCAGCTTCGTGCGCCGCGTCGATCCCGTCGATTTACACATGATGATCAGCGCGCAGTGCTTTTTTCGCGTTTCCAATCGGCATACTTTCGGAGCAATCTTCGAGCGCGACCTTTCATCAGAAGAATTGAAGAAAAGGCACAAGTCTTTGATAATAGAAGCCATTCTTGCCTTTCTGAAGAATTCGTCCCCCGACTTGATCTGA
- a CDS encoding DMT family transporter, giving the protein MRMGKAVTSGNLVLAGMLLMLLGDFLFSLNDAMGKWLVASFSVGQILVIRSFGSFIILAPMIARHGRDALFRPERPPLQLLRVVMATLDVALFYAAVAYLPLADVMTFYMAGPIYVAAISHFFLDERIGWRRWLAVFVGFIGVLIALRPSAAMFSWPSLFGLGGSFAFALTLVLGRRLRQTRDATLVAWQTVGALIAGLALSIGNWRSASALDLGAMLALGIVAGSAHMLITRSLKLAPASLLAPLQYSLLVWAIVLGFVFFGDIPDTQIIIGSAIIVLAGLFIFHRKSLVDTVPKDDVARDGH; this is encoded by the coding sequence ATGCGCATGGGCAAAGCCGTAACAAGCGGCAATCTTGTACTTGCCGGCATGCTGCTGATGCTTCTCGGCGACTTCCTGTTTTCACTGAACGATGCCATGGGCAAGTGGCTGGTTGCGAGTTTCTCCGTCGGTCAGATTCTGGTGATCCGCTCATTCGGTTCGTTCATTATTCTGGCGCCTATGATTGCGCGACATGGCCGTGACGCGCTTTTTCGCCCCGAACGGCCGCCGCTGCAGCTTCTGCGTGTCGTCATGGCGACGCTCGACGTCGCTCTCTTTTACGCCGCGGTCGCCTATCTGCCGCTTGCCGATGTCATGACCTTCTACATGGCCGGCCCGATCTATGTGGCGGCGATCTCGCATTTCTTCCTAGACGAGAGGATCGGCTGGCGGCGCTGGCTTGCGGTTTTCGTCGGCTTTATCGGCGTATTGATCGCGCTCAGACCTTCGGCCGCAATGTTTTCCTGGCCATCACTTTTCGGCCTCGGCGGGAGCTTCGCATTCGCATTGACCCTGGTGCTCGGGCGGCGGTTGCGGCAGACGCGCGATGCCACCCTCGTTGCGTGGCAGACGGTCGGTGCGCTCATCGCCGGCTTGGCACTCAGCATCGGCAACTGGCGTTCCGCATCAGCACTCGATCTCGGCGCGATGCTCGCCCTCGGCATTGTCGCCGGTAGCGCTCATATGCTGATAACCAGATCCTTGAAGCTCGCGCCAGCTTCGCTGTTGGCTCCGCTCCAATATAGCCTGCTTGTCTGGGCAATCGTCCTGGGCTTCGTTTTCTTCGGCGATATTCCGGACACCCAGATTATCATCGGCTCCGCCATCATCGTCCTTGCCGGACTCTTCATTTTCCATCGGAAGAGCCTGGTGGATACGGTCCCGAAAGACGACGTTGCCCGGGACGGGCATTGA
- a CDS encoding MFS transporter produces the protein MTISTDHKTPRRAAFASWLGSAVEYYDFFVYGTAAALIFPKIFFSAEDPQTAAIASFATFGVAYIMRPLGAVILGHVGDKFGRKKVLTFTLLLMGFSTFIIGCLPTYGQAGILAPILLVFARLLQGISAAGEQAGASSMTLEHAPENRRAFFTSFTLSGTQAGLILATLVFIPLGTLDEAALLSWGWRIPFFLSFAVVIVGFWVRRTLAETPAFLEETKKGEAVRLPLVSLFANYWTDVLRIIFAALISVVSTIFSVFTLSYAVNTMHIDRSTMLTVLVLANIVALGAIPAWAILADRIGRKPVFIFGAIGCAVLIWPYIWAISQNNLMLVFILGILLSGVVYSASNGIWPALYAEMFDTRVRLSGMAVGTQIGFALGGFAPTISAALMGSGPMGWVPVALFTSITALIAAVSAATATETYKTPIDQLGKDARRFAGSMNHADRTV, from the coding sequence ATGACGATATCAACTGATCATAAGACGCCTAGGCGCGCCGCTTTTGCCAGCTGGCTGGGAAGTGCCGTCGAATATTACGATTTCTTTGTCTATGGAACGGCCGCGGCGCTGATCTTTCCGAAAATATTCTTTTCAGCGGAAGATCCGCAGACGGCGGCAATCGCTTCTTTTGCGACTTTCGGCGTTGCCTACATCATGCGGCCATTGGGTGCGGTGATCCTGGGTCACGTCGGCGACAAGTTCGGTCGCAAAAAAGTGCTGACCTTCACGCTGCTTCTCATGGGATTCTCGACCTTCATTATCGGTTGCCTGCCGACCTATGGCCAGGCTGGCATCCTGGCTCCGATCCTACTGGTTTTCGCGCGATTGCTGCAGGGCATTTCGGCTGCGGGAGAGCAGGCCGGAGCAAGCTCGATGACCCTCGAGCATGCTCCCGAGAACCGCCGAGCCTTCTTTACAAGCTTTACGCTGAGCGGAACACAGGCGGGCTTGATCCTTGCGACCCTCGTCTTCATTCCGTTGGGAACGCTGGACGAAGCTGCCTTGCTCTCATGGGGCTGGCGCATCCCATTTTTCCTGAGTTTCGCTGTCGTTATCGTCGGCTTCTGGGTTCGTCGAACGCTCGCGGAAACGCCCGCTTTCCTTGAGGAGACGAAAAAGGGCGAGGCTGTCAGGCTACCGCTGGTCTCGCTGTTTGCCAACTATTGGACCGATGTTCTGCGCATCATCTTCGCCGCCTTGATTTCCGTCGTCAGCACGATCTTCAGCGTCTTCACGCTCTCCTATGCTGTCAACACCATGCATATCGATCGCTCGACGATGCTGACCGTTCTGGTGCTCGCCAACATCGTGGCGCTTGGCGCCATTCCGGCTTGGGCCATTCTGGCGGATCGAATCGGCCGCAAACCGGTCTTCATCTTCGGCGCCATCGGCTGCGCAGTTCTGATATGGCCCTATATCTGGGCAATCAGCCAGAATAACCTCATGCTCGTCTTCATCCTCGGCATTCTGCTTTCGGGCGTTGTTTACAGTGCATCCAATGGCATCTGGCCGGCGCTCTATGCGGAAATGTTCGACACCCGCGTGCGTCTGTCCGGCATGGCCGTCGGCACCCAGATCGGCTTTGCGCTCGGCGGCTTTGCTCCGACGATCAGCGCCGCCCTTATGGGCAGCGGTCCCATGGGATGGGTGCCGGTTGCCTTGTTTACCTCGATCACAGCCTTGATTGCCGCCGTTTCCGCCGCAACCGCGACGGAGACCTACAAGACGCCGATCGATCAACTCGGCAAGGATGCGCGGCGCTTCGCAGGCTCGATGAACCACGCCGATCGGACGGTCTAG